From a single Rosa rugosa chromosome 7, drRosRugo1.1, whole genome shotgun sequence genomic region:
- the LOC133723970 gene encoding uncharacterized protein LOC133723970 has protein sequence MFVVSFSLILSPQFGACLPKFTFNVPTEEKKLVLVSDALVSYSSQYPLLILEFSTCCCSGFLIGFGSKQKSLSGGHEFKNEGFGPGTVILCDQVLTEGKQKDVLKAAGALFSHICEV, from the exons ATGTTTGTTGTTAGTTTCTCTCTTATATTATCACCTCAATTTGGTGCTTGCCTACCTAAATTTACTTTTAATGTGCCGACAGAGGAGAAAAAGCTAGTTCTTGTTTCAGATGCTTTGGTCTCCTATTCTTCTCAATACCCATTATTGATTCTTGAATTCTCGACCTGTTGCTGTTCTGGGTTCTTGATCGGATTCGGTTCCAAACAGAAATCGCTTTCTGG AGGCCATGAGTTCAAAAACGAGGGTTTTGGTCCTGGCACAGTTATTTTATGTGATCAG GTTCTTACTGAGGGTAAACAAAAAGATGTACTTAAAGCTGCCGGTGCATTGTTTTCACATATTTGTGAGGTTTAG